The genomic DNA GTGCGGCGTCGATGCGCCCCTCGACCTTGTCCTTCGCCTGCTGGAGCGTGTTGCCAACAGATTCCGTGATCTCGGACACGAGATCCTGCGCCTGATCACCGACCTCGCGGGCGCGTCGCTGCAGATCGCGCCGCGTCTCTTCGCCCGTCCTCGGAGCGAACAAAAGCGCGACCCCCGCACCGACCGCCAGGCCAAGCAGGAACGATCCGATGCCAGGCTGTTTCTGTTCTATGACTACGTACGGCTCGTCATCGTCCCAATCGTAATCAGACATTCTCGCTTTCTCCTGAGATTAACGCTTCTTGGCCTTGCTCTTCGCCGACGCGCCCCGTGCGCGCGAACTGCCTGCCGCCGCTGGCGCCTGCGCGCTCGCGGTTCCACCCGTACTGTCGTGGTGCGCGCCGTTCGTGCGGATCAGCGACGCAATCTCCGCCCGCACATCCTCCGGCGAGATACCCACTATTTTCGCCGTCCGGCTCGCGTCGCCGCTGGTTGACGCAAAGGTTCGAAGCACGAGCTGTTTCTTCGTGTCGGCGAGCGAAGCGCCCTCGGGCACCGTCATCGGCGCAGTTCCCTCGGCCGCAACTCGAAGATGCCGGGGCATGATGTCCACGGCCTCGATCCGGTCTGACCGCGTCATGATGACGGCACGCTCGACGGCGTTTTTCAGCTCGCGCACGTTGCCCGGCCAGTTATGCGATAGAATCCATTGCCAGGCAGCCTCGTCGAACCCGGTGATCTTCTTGCCGTTCTGCTGGGAAAAACGTCCCAGAAACTCGTTGGCGAGCAGCTTGATGTCGCCGGCGCGATCGCGAAGCGGCGGCAGGAAGATCTCCACCACGGCCAGTCGATAGTAGAGATCATCGCGCAGCTCGTTCTCGGCGAGCGCTTCCTGAAGATCGCGGTTCGTTGCGGCGACGATGCGAATGTCGACGGTGATCTCCTTCTTGCCGCCCAATCGCCGAATGGTTCTGCTCTCGATCGCGCGAAGCAGCTTCACCTGAATATCCGGGGGCATCTCGGCGACTTCGTCGAGGAAAATCGTTCCTCCGTCAGCCATCTCGAAGGCGCCCGCCTTTTCGTTGGTCGACCCGGTGAACGCGCCCTTCTCGTGCCCGAAGAGCTCGTTCTCCAGGATGTCCTTTGGCAGCGCAGCGCAGTTGAGGGCGAAGAATGGTCCCTTGGCGCGATCGCTCTTCGTATGAAGCGCCCGCGCAACGAGCTCTTTTCCGGTTCCGGATTCGCCGAGAATCAGCACGCTCGCGGATGAAGGCGCGACTGCATCGATAATCTGGTAGACGGCGCGCATTTCCTCGGACTGCCCACTCAGCTCACCGTAATGCGTGAGTCCCTCGAGCTTCGATGAGAGCTCGCGGTTTCTCTGCTGGACCGTGAACTTCTCGAGCGCCTTCGGTATCAGTGCCTTGAGACGATTGAGCTTGTCGGCGTTGAGAGGCTTCTCGATGTAGTCATAGGCACCCTCTCGCATCGCCTGCACGGCGGAGTCGACGGTGCCCTGCCCCGTCACAATTATGCATTCGGTAGGGATGCCCAGCCGCTGGAGCTCCTTGAGGAGTGCCAACCCATCGAGCTTAGGCATCATCAAATCCGCCAGCACGAGGCCGAAGCTGTCGGCGCCCAGATAGTCGAGTGCTTTTTTCCCGTCCTGCGCAACGACGACTTCGTAACCTTCGTCGGACAGTACCGCGCTGAGCCCTTTGGTGATCGACAGCTCGTCGTCCGCAATGAGAATCTTCGGAGAATTCATTCGTGTTTTTTGTTTGCTGCGCTGCTTGGTTCAGGGAAGCTTAATATAACCGTCTCAGCGTCAGACGTTTCCGCGGAAAAGCCGACCGCCATGCCGAGCACCGTCAATGACGGAAGGACGCGTTCTGCAATGCCTGGCTCGAGCTCGAACCGAAGCGTTTCGGGCGAAGTTGACACAGCGGAGCATCGCAGCCTGCCGCCGGCGTCGATGGCACCGACGATCAGCGAGAGGAGCGCACCGACACCCTCGG from Gemmatimonadaceae bacterium includes the following:
- a CDS encoding YtxH domain-containing protein: MSDYDWDDDEPYVVIEQKQPGIGSFLLGLAVGAGVALLFAPRTGEETRRDLQRRAREVGDQAQDLVSEITESVGNTLQQAKDKVEGRIDAARDAVELKRRQVTNAVDAGRAAAQQARVELEQRIAETKAAYKES
- a CDS encoding sigma-54 dependent transcriptional regulator, with the protein product MNSPKILIADDELSITKGLSAVLSDEGYEVVVAQDGKKALDYLGADSFGLVLADLMMPKLDGLALLKELQRLGIPTECIIVTGQGTVDSAVQAMREGAYDYIEKPLNADKLNRLKALIPKALEKFTVQQRNRELSSKLEGLTHYGELSGQSEEMRAVYQIIDAVAPSSASVLILGESGTGKELVARALHTKSDRAKGPFFALNCAALPKDILENELFGHEKGAFTGSTNEKAGAFEMADGGTIFLDEVAEMPPDIQVKLLRAIESRTIRRLGGKKEITVDIRIVAATNRDLQEALAENELRDDLYYRLAVVEIFLPPLRDRAGDIKLLANEFLGRFSQQNGKKITGFDEAAWQWILSHNWPGNVRELKNAVERAVIMTRSDRIEAVDIMPRHLRVAAEGTAPMTVPEGASLADTKKQLVLRTFASTSGDASRTAKIVGISPEDVRAEIASLIRTNGAHHDSTGGTASAQAPAAAGSSRARGASAKSKAKKR